One part of the Muntiacus reevesi chromosome 20, mMunRee1.1, whole genome shotgun sequence genome encodes these proteins:
- the LOC136151411 gene encoding BOLA class I histocompatibility antigen, alpha chain BL3-7-like isoform X1, whose product MRVMGPRTLLLLLSGILVLTETRAGPHSMRYFLTAVSRPGLGEPRFIIVGYVDDTQFVRFDSDAPDPRMEPRARWVEQEGPEYWDRNTQKAKGHAQIFREGLNTLRGYYNQSEAGSHTLQRMSGCDVGPDGRLLRGFWQDAYDGRDYSALNEDLRSWTAADTAAQISKRKREAAGDAEGLRNYLESTCVEWLRRYLENGKDTLLRADPPEAHVTRHPISDRDVTLRCWALGFYPEEISLTWQRDGEDQTQDMELVETRPSGDRTFQKWAALVVPSGEEQRYTCRVQHEGLQEPLALRWEPPQTSFLTVGIIVGLVLLVVAVFGAVIWRKKRSGEKRGIYTQTASRDSAQSSDVSLPKV is encoded by the exons ATGCGAGTCATGGGGCCGCGAACCCTCCTCCTGCTGCTCTCGGGGATCCTGGTCCTGACCGAGACCCGGGCGG gcccccacTCCATGAGGTATTTCCTCACCGCCGTGTCCCGGCCCGGCCTCGGGGAGCCCCGCTTCATCATCGTCGGCTACGTGGACGACACGCAGTTCGTGCGGTTCGACAGCGACGCCCCGGATCCGAGGATGGAGCCGCGGGCGCGGTGGGTGGAGCAGGAGGGGCCCGAGTATTGGGATCGGAACACGCAGAAAGCCAAGGGCCACGCACAGATTTTCCGAGAGGGCCTGAACACCCTGCGCGGCTACTACAACCAGAGCGAGGCCG GGTCTCACACCCTCCAGCGGATGTCGGGCTGCGACGTGGGGCCGGACGGGCGCCTCCTCCGCGGGTTCTGGCAGGACGCCTACGACGGCAGAGATTACAGCGCCCTGAACGAGGACCTGCGCTCCTGGACCGCGGCGGACACGGCGGCTCAGATCTCCAAGCGCAAGAGGGAGGCGGCAGGCGATGCGGAGGGACTCAGGAACTACCTGGAGAGCACGTGCGTGGAGTGGCTCCGCAGATACCTGGAGAACGGGAAGGACACGCTGCTGCGCGCAG ACCCTCCAGAGGCACATGTGACCCGTCACCCCATCTCTGACCGTGACGTCACCCTGaggtgctgggccctgggcttcTACCCTGAGGAGATCTCACTGACCTGGCAGCGTGATGGGGAGGACCAGACCCAGGACATGGAGCTTGTGGAGACCAGGCCTTCAGGGGACAGGACCTTCCAGAAGTGGGCAGCCCTGGTGGTGCCTTCTGGAGAGGAGCAGAGATACACGTGCCGGGTGCAGCATGAGGGGCTTCAGGAGCCCCTCGCCTTGAGATGGG aaCCTCCTCAGACCTCCTTCCTCACCGTGGGCATCATTGTTGGACTGGTTCTCCTCGTGGTGGCTGTTTTTGGAGCTGTGATCTGGAGGAAGAAGCGCTCAG GTGAAAAACGAGGGATCTACACCCAGACTGCAA GCCGTGACAGTGCCCAGAGCTCTGATGTGTCTCTTCCTAAAG TGTGA
- the LOC136151411 gene encoding BOLA class I histocompatibility antigen, alpha chain BL3-7-like isoform X2, whose protein sequence is MRVMGPRTLLLLLSGILVLTETRAGPHSMRYFLTAVSRPGLGEPRFIIVGYVDDTQFVRFDSDAPDPRMEPRARWVEQEGPEYWDRNTQKAKGHAQIFREGLNTLRGYYNQSEAGSHTLQRMSGCDVGPDGRLLRGFWQDAYDGRDYSALNEDLRSWTAADTAAQISKRKREAAGDAEGLRNYLESTCVEWLRRYLENGKDTLLRADPPEAHVTRHPISDRDVTLRCWALGFYPEEISLTWQRDGEDQTQDMELVETRPSGDRTFQKWAALVVPSGEEQRYTCRVQHEGLQEPLALRWEPPQTSFLTVGIIVGLVLLVVAVFGAVIWRKKRSGEKRGIYTQTASRDSAQSSDVSLPKV, encoded by the exons ATGCGAGTCATGGGGCCGCGAACCCTCCTCCTGCTGCTCTCGGGGATCCTGGTCCTGACCGAGACCCGGGCGG gcccccacTCCATGAGGTATTTCCTCACCGCCGTGTCCCGGCCCGGCCTCGGGGAGCCCCGCTTCATCATCGTCGGCTACGTGGACGACACGCAGTTCGTGCGGTTCGACAGCGACGCCCCGGATCCGAGGATGGAGCCGCGGGCGCGGTGGGTGGAGCAGGAGGGGCCCGAGTATTGGGATCGGAACACGCAGAAAGCCAAGGGCCACGCACAGATTTTCCGAGAGGGCCTGAACACCCTGCGCGGCTACTACAACCAGAGCGAGGCCG GGTCTCACACCCTCCAGCGGATGTCGGGCTGCGACGTGGGGCCGGACGGGCGCCTCCTCCGCGGGTTCTGGCAGGACGCCTACGACGGCAGAGATTACAGCGCCCTGAACGAGGACCTGCGCTCCTGGACCGCGGCGGACACGGCGGCTCAGATCTCCAAGCGCAAGAGGGAGGCGGCAGGCGATGCGGAGGGACTCAGGAACTACCTGGAGAGCACGTGCGTGGAGTGGCTCCGCAGATACCTGGAGAACGGGAAGGACACGCTGCTGCGCGCAG ACCCTCCAGAGGCACATGTGACCCGTCACCCCATCTCTGACCGTGACGTCACCCTGaggtgctgggccctgggcttcTACCCTGAGGAGATCTCACTGACCTGGCAGCGTGATGGGGAGGACCAGACCCAGGACATGGAGCTTGTGGAGACCAGGCCTTCAGGGGACAGGACCTTCCAGAAGTGGGCAGCCCTGGTGGTGCCTTCTGGAGAGGAGCAGAGATACACGTGCCGGGTGCAGCATGAGGGGCTTCAGGAGCCCCTCGCCTTGAGATGGG aaCCTCCTCAGACCTCCTTCCTCACCGTGGGCATCATTGTTGGACTGGTTCTCCTCGTGGTGGCTGTTTTTGGAGCTGTGATCTGGAGGAAGAAGCGCTCAG GTGAAAAACGAGGGATCTACACCCAGACTGCAA GCCGTGACAGTGCCCAGAGCTCTGATGTGTCTCTTCCTAAAG